agTTGACCTTCAGTTTATACTTCAAACACACCAACATGCATACAAAAGTTTATgaatttttaataaagtatttgaTCATTTTGGCCACTACTGTATGTGAATTAATTATTGGGTGTTttctgttaaagggatactccagctaaatatcaaaattatccCATGATGTACCCGCCTTCAAAGCAATTTGAGAtgcatgtccatcatctttcagacaaacacattttttggtacatgtccttgctcttccaagctttaaaATTGTAGATAACAGGGATTAGGGGACAACTTTTGACTTTGAAACcctaaaaagtgcattcatccttcacagatgTAATCCGCATGGCTTCAATGGTTTAATAAAAGTCCTCTGCGGGTAGTCAAagtgattttgtaaaaaaaaaatattttaaacttacTATACTACTCCATCCATACTATAAACTATTATAAATAGCTTATGGTAACGACGCCATCTTGAACTTACGGGGAGTCACTGCGCAACGTATCCATGGCAACCAACTCTTACTACCATGATACTCTCTTGAATCATttgagtccaagatggcgtcaTTACCGGAAGCTACGTGTtattgtttataaagtttgaaatatgatatttttcttacaaaaatcGCATTAATTACCTACAGaatacctttattaaccccttggagctgtgtggattacttcaGTGAAGGGTGAATGCACGttttggggtttaaagtcagaagttgttccctgatcccggttttctcccattataaccttggaaaagcaaggccaattaccaaaataactccaaatgtgttcgtcttAAAGATTATGGTCAtatgtatctcagattgcttAAGGGGGGGTTatatcatggggtaatttttataATTGGCTGGAGTATTGCTTTAAGTACTAACAATTAATTATGGAATCGTTAAATTGAGCAAAACTAgaattgtttacattttgcacaATATGCTATAATCATTTAATTTGAAGGTTCCTCTTTTTTCAAACAAATAATTATACAATGCTTTAACTTATAGCCCATGATTGAGATTGTGAAGGAGGAGCCCTGTCTAAAGCCAGGCAAAGTGAGCCGTACCAAGCAGAGAAAAAGCTTCTCTCGGAATCGCACTCACATCGGACAGCAGAGGCGGCGATCCCGCACAGTCAGTTCTTGCTCCGAATTGCCACCTAATTCCCCTGGTGACGGTTTAGAGTCTCATGACTCGGCAGAGACTCATGATGGAGAGATGCCCTTAGCTCCTGAGATTGACGTGCCTCCATCACACGCTCCTGATGCCAGCCCGCCTCACAGCAGCTCGCCTGCCCCAGCGTCCCGTGGTGGGCAGAAGTACCCCAAAACTAAAAAGGTTTGATTCTTTACAAGGATTTTCAATTAACTTCTGTTTATTGCAACACTTTTTCAACTGCAATTTATTTCTGCACAGCACTTAGTGAGCGAATGGATGGGTGTCGAGAAACCAGAGCGGGGAGCTTCACGGACGCCAGAGCTGCCACCTGAGAGGCCGCTGAGGATAAGCAGTGATCCCGAGGTCTTGGCTACGCAATTAAACTCTCTTCCAGGCATGGCCTGCAGCTCACACGTCTACAGCACACCCAAACACTACGTCCGTTTCTCATCTCCGTTTTTGGCCAGCCGCAGCCCTACCACTCCTGGGGTGCCCACGAGCCGGAGGCGCTCGCGAGAACTGCCCGAAACACCACCTACAACCGGCTCTTGCAAGAAGGTAATATTGTTATGTTTTTAGTTTGTTTATAAGGAACGTTTGAAGCCATACAGCTCGGACAATGAGGATACCAACCCTTATTCTGTGTTTTGTACAGCGCTGGCTAAAGCAAGCTTTAGAAGAGGAGGGCTCTACCAGCCCAGGAGGAGGACGCCTTTCTCTGTTGATGCCCAGTGAAAGCCCTCTCAGTCCCTCCATCAATGGAGAGTCTTGCAGCCCTCTACCCCTAAACGGCAGTTGCTCGCTACCAGGTGGGTGAACAAACACCTCATAATGATATAAGGTAGCCCCAAATCTACTTTAGAAACTCACACATTGTTTTTTTGCAGAGTTGCCTACCCCGTTGAAGAAACGGCGCTTATGTTCAGTTGATCCATACATGTCGGAGACCTCCACCCCATATGGATCTCCATGTGCCACCCCAACGCGAACAGATTCAACAGACACGCCAGGCACGCCCCTGTTGCTAGCCACACCTCCTCGACCGCGCCCAGAAGACCTGAGTACTGAATCCTTGGCTTCATTACAGGTTCCCAGCCACCCTCCACAACAGGAGGTAAGAGTATTATTCGATTTATACACTTGCAGATATCTCGGCTACACTAAAATTGATAAGTCAAATCTGAGAGATTATTTTGACGAAgacaacaaaattgttttaaactgtatgttatgttatgttgacctctctttttttttttttttttgcaaatcaaCAGAGCGAGTCATCTATGGACAGCTCTCCAGATGGTAGCCGGAGGCCGAGCACACAAGACGTGAGGATCTTTCTTTGTTACGATGGTTTGTACTTTGTGTATGTTATTTTGTGCAATGCATAACATTTCTCATTCCCTTATGTTCAGTTGGACCGGCCACCTTCGCTCTTGGCATCTCCCTGTGCGAGGACAGTCGTCCCTGATCCTGCACCACAGGAATCTATAAAACCTGCCGGGTCCCAGAGTCCTCAGCCCTCGCTCACTGAGCCCCAGGATATAGCCGGTGATGATGGCATGGAGGTCGAAGGTAGTGGCTCAGAAGCTGCCTCGACATCGGATACACCCGTGTCTGCTTATCCCCCCTGGATGAAGAGTCCAGACCGAGGTGGTCTCTCTTTTTCCTCAGTGAACTCTAATTTGAGAGACCTCACGCCCTCTCACACTTTGGAATTAGGAGCGTACCGGCCAGATTCGACCTCTGCTAGCCCCTTTAGCGACACGGCGCCCTTTTATTCCTGTGGTGAGGAGAGCGGTGGCATAACCTTTACCCGCTCATTAAGTGGAGATGGCACTGGGGACGGAAGTGCAGCAAAAAATCCATCACAGAAGAAAAAGGTCTGATTCATTTTCCAAAAtgtaaaggcggggtgcatgatttttgaaaaacactttgggaGTCAAAAGGGAGTCGGCCAACTACCAAAATACACTTGTAGCGTGTCTACTAATCggcatcattgcctgggttgcatatgtgtggggagggtctattaaaagaaggtccagattctattggcgtggggcgtgtttgtttcggtgatttcaaatgtcaccattggttttcagagatcgtgcaccctgcctttaaatgaATTCAGTTTATATGTATACTTGAGaatttgtttgttaaaatttttatttttatatgattTTGAGACCAACCCAGAAGCTAACGGGACACTGGATCCCTTGCAAAAAGCCCTTTAATCCTTTAgcattcttaaaaaaatgcataaaaatgacacacatTGTACCTGCTGTGTTGATTGTATCTTAAAACGGTTTACATCATTCGAATCACAAGAATTTCAACTTTTCAAAGATATGTGACATGTTTAGGTTTTGAGTTGTTGTTTTTGattacctttttttttaaataatgctcCACGGTACACTGGAattttaagtggttttaatTTTGTCCATTCGATTTTTTGCCATAATCCAAAAGTctttgtttaacaaaagttgaAGACACTTGcacgttttgtccaacaagttaatctttacagattaataaaaattttatgaattttgaagtatAATTGTGTTtactagaaatataaaaagcCACGTTTAGACTTTGTTTAGACAAGAttaacttgttggacaaaacttttaaggggcggtttcccggacaaggattagactagtcctagactaaaataaatttaaatgtaaatgaaaacagcttgcactgacatatcttaaaatacatcactgccctttgttttgcctcaaaatgcacacaagtaatgtttttagtaaggcatgtttgttaaaactagttatatttccagATTAAACTACGGCCAAGTCCtgttttaagataatccctgtccgggaaatcaCCTCTAAGTGCcctaaacttattttttgcaataatccaaaagtctatgggaaaaaaaGAATGGGCTTGTTTATGAGGAAACCACTATCCCGCTAACTTCCGGGTTAGCCTACCAAAATATGTCATCACTGCGGCACAAATTTTTGATCTCAAAAAAATCTGTATCTAGTAATAAACTTGAAAAGTGGTAGTTGAAAAGCTGTATGTAAATGTTATGTTTGTTAATTGACCAATCTATTGTGTTCTTTCTGTTAGGTCTCTCTCCTGGAGTACAGAAAACGGCAGCGTGAAGCACGGCGAAGTGGTTCGAAGGGAGAGTGCAGCTCTCCTCTTTCCACAGCACCTCCTGTTGACATATTTCCTGTTTCTGTGGAAATAGCTATTGAGCCACCTGCATTTGCAGCGACTCTGACCCCGAGGACTCCTCAACCAATTGAAGAGCCAGATGCCCCACCTCAGGGGGAGGGAGAGGGCCAGTGGTACGTCTCTTAAGTATCTTCAGTTCCAGTAGGATGCACTCTCATCAAAACAAGAGATTAGTTTTGAAAATTCCAGAAGAAGTGTTATCAGGCTGATATACAAGTCATTTAGTTAAACAGTGAGtcagttatacatttttaaGGAGATATCTTGAGCAATTCAGTGGTTAGTAAAACGGATTATGCCCTATGACTTTTAGGTATTGACTCTTTAATAATGACTTAAACTCTTCTTAACAGGACATCTTCCACATCAGTAGAACAGGCGAGGGAGCGAGGCTACCATAGGGCCCTGTTGTTGAGCGACCACCGAAAGGACACGGGTAAGCGAAATATTAGTCTGTTTCCACGATTATGGAATTTGAAAAAAGAACAAACCagtacttagttttggtaaaccattctctagaagcatgtgaaaaaataggtagttgaaatttggctccccttgtgatgtcagaacgggatcttattataataccaccccttaatctacacgatccaaccacggcactgccatttagtgcagaaagagagggagagagagggaaaGAATTGACAGCACATATgagtttcaattttaacaaaccacgattatggtgatcagtgtttgctttttatcagctcatttgcatttaattgGACACCCAAAAAAAATTGCAAAGgggccattttaacatgctataataaattatttatatggtattttgagcttaaacttcacatacatactctgggacaccaaaaaattatttgacatcttaaaaaagtcttgtgaaatgttccctttaagGCCAGCAGATGTTGTAATGCTTTGATTTAAAATGCCTGCTTTGACGCTTTTTTTAGAcggagagggagaaggggatgCGCAGATGAAGGAATGTCTTTCACCCAAGAGTTGCAAAAGTCCCTCAACAAATGCAGTAAGACATGCTTCTGTAAAAAGTAGATCTAGCAGTGTTTAATATCAGCACCAGTGAGTGGATGTAATcattttatttctcatttacAGCCCTGTTCTCCAGCACCCCAGATTGTGTCTCGCCCATCCAAGGATGAGGAGAGTGAAACGCAACCTCACGGTCCTTCTCAACCCCAGGCACTGTCCGTCCAGCAGTCCAGCACCACCAAGGCTTCAAGCTCCAAACCACCGGCCTCTCTGACGCCCAGCAAGATGGCATCCCAGAGTCACTATCCTGGATCTTCGCTCATGCACTCTCCCAAAGCGCAACCCCAAGGATCACCTTACCGTGGCCAGCGAACCTTTTTGACAACTCCGTCGCAAAACCAGCCTCAGCCGCAGGCTACTTCTGTCCCGGCCCCTTTCCCTCAGTATAACCCTCAAAATGCCCCACCTCCACCACCACCTCCTCCCCCAGCACCTCCTTCTTCTGCTCCCTACTTTCCTACTCAGCCAGCTGCAGCTGCTGCACCTTTTCCTGCGTTCAAGCCAACGGTTGCATCGCCCTTTCCACCTGGCTCGCAGCCTCTCCTGCAgccccatcatgcattgcactACCAGAGCAGTGCTGCCCCTCCCCCACCACctcctcctccccctccccATCCACAGTCTGGCCCCACCTTGCTGCATGTCAATCTGCAACCTCCTCAAATGCAGCAGCATCAACTGCTGCTGAGCTCTGCCCTGCCCCCACCACCACCTCCACCACCTCAGACCCAAACTTCCCAACAACCCCAGCCTACTAGTGGCACACTGCTTGTCAAACAAGGACCACACCCATCGACCTTACCACCTTCCGGTAATGCACCACACCCGTTTCAGAACATTAGTGGCTTTCAGACCACCCTACTTCACCAGTCGGCACCAACCAATCCCTCTGTAACTCCTTCCACTTATCAACAAACTGTATTaccccctcctcctcctccaccACTCCAGCAAACTCCTCCCACGCAGGCGCCGGCCAATGCGAATGTCTCGCAGATTGCCTCCGGCAATCGAGGACCCGCCCCTTCGTCTGCCCCCTTTCACAGTACTGGCTACTTGGGCACAGGATGGCACTGACCTCACCTTATCaaactccacccccagacgaaCTCTTCCAGAGATGGGGTGGAGCCACACCGTGTAACATAGGCAACACAGCACCACTGTAAATATTTTCTATGTACCTTTTCACAATGGCTAACAGAAAACGGTGGGAAAAAGggtacattttaaaaagaaaaatggaGAACTGTTAAAACAAGACTGTGTAAAAGATGATGGTTAATGAACCCTGGTGCTCATCACTTACCCCCAAATACCCTCAAATCTCTCCTTCTACTGCCATCCTGTCTTTTTCAGATAacttcatttacttttaatgtttttattcattttaaatccCCTTTCCTATCTCTTCCTGTCAGATCCCTCCTCTATCCTCCCACTGCATTGCAATGCAATGGGACATTCCAGTCTTCTCCTCACCTTTCCCTTCCTTTCCTGTTCTGTCACAGTTTTTTCGTTCAACAGTTATTTGTTTTATCTAGTGGCTCATTATATAGCAAAAACGTTTTGTATAGAGAAAAAATacagaattattattttttttattccttcaTGTAACAAAATATCTGTGCACCGCTGCAGAAATACAGAGAAGACCTTTCCGATAGGCCGCTTCACTGCCCCAGGAGACTGCACTTGCGTGAATGAGCAAGGTTGTGTGTACGAATGTCTGTATCAGAGCGGAGGGAATGTTTGTGCGTGTATGCTTGTGGAGTCTGTGTCCGCGCGCATAGTTGAACCATGCAAGAAGCGGAAGGTAAATACGCCGCAGACAGATGCGTGCTGTTCTCTGAGGCAGCTTTAAAAGAGAGAGGTCCTTCCTGTAGGGGGTAAGCGGTTTATTTTTGAATATCAATGGTTATTTGTAGAAAGTGTAATTTAATGTACATGTGGTTACTCCACCTTTCTCCAGAAACAGTTGTACATATTGGCTTCTTTTCTTTTCTATGCTTGTATAATCGCTCCCATCCCCATTTTGGAATATGGTTGTAAATACATGCGCTCTTGGCAAAAAGCTGAATGTTTCTGTGACAGTAGCACTATTTTTATTTCTTCCTCTctggtttaattttttttttactgtttgtgtgtgagtgtatgtgtgtgtgaaggaCAGAGGTTCACAGACACAGCACTGGTTGGCTATTTTCATGGTTCATTATAATAAATCACTGTAATGACAGTTTTATACCAACCGGAAGCGTCTTGTTTTACTGGGGAGGAAGGGGTGTTTGTGTAAATGTGTTTGATGTTTATATGATGTTAATGTGAATTTGTGAAGGGGAAGAGGTGCAACGCTTTGAGGACCACTCTGCCGTCTATCAAGATCTCCTTAGGGCATTAAATAAATCATAGAAACTCAGTCAGTATAAAAAGTCACTGGTTACGCATTtctattttataattttgttcTTTATTTGGTAGGCTTCAactgagaaaaaagttaaatgtttaAACCATTCTGCACATTTTACCCAAAACTCAGTGGAGAGTTAAAGCAGATTTTAGATTAAATGACTAATCAGAATGAAGACAAAGGttaagcaaccaatcagaattagAAGTTAAATGACATTGCAATAAAGATaagagtttttaaaaatacaatatgaCACAAATACAGTTGGCAATTACTGTCAAatgtttcttaaagggatagtacacccaaaaaataaatttctgtcattatttactcaccaataatgttgttacaaacccgtgttaatttctttgttctgctgaatacaaaggaaggttttgtaatgaagcagaaaacagaagcaccattgactttaatACTACTACGAAAGTCAATAGTGCTTAAAAACTGTTCGGGGACATATTCCTTCGTATTCAGcagtaaaaaataattcattcaggtttgtaacaacatgagggtgagtaaataatgacagaattttcattattgggtaaactatccctttaatactcTCTAAAGCTACGGTCACACTAGACTTTGAGCTTACGAGTATTTGTCGGACGTTGCAGCTCATCAATATGATCTTTGGCTTCGTCCATTTGTGCTTTTCAGTAGAGAAAAAGGTCATgtggcagcgaggcaacaagtcaacTGCCTCAGCTTTCAGACGCAGCCAACGTCGCCCAAGCTTGTGTTTCCAGTCTGATGCATTCGCTTGCGTATGAatagaagtcaatgggacgAAAAGTCCAGTGTGACTGcagcttaaagggacattcattttccatctcccccttaatttttacagttttggaatccattcagctgatctccgggtctggtgctagcacttttagcatagcttagcacaatccattgaatctgattagaccattagcatcgtgctaaaaataaccaaagagttttgatatttttcctatttaaaacttgactcttctgtagttacatcgtgtactaagaccgacggaaaattaaaagttgtgattttctaggcagatatgactaggaagtatactctcattttggcgtaataatcaaggactttgctgccgtaccatggctgaggaggcacaatgataatACGCACCGCCCGAAAATAATCCCCTTGGTTAcattcaatggcaggggactattttcgggcactgcgaaATATCACTACGCCAGCTgccgccatgttacatcagcaaagtccttgattattacaccagtttgagagtataattcctagccatatcggcatAGAAAaacgcaacttttaattttccgtcggtcttagtacacaatgtaactacaaaagagtcacgttctaatcagaaaaaatattggaactctttgtttatttttttgcgcgatgctaatggtctaatcggattcaatggattgtgctaagctatgctaaaagtgctagcaccagacgcggagatcagctgaatggattccaaaatgttaaaaatcaaatccttaattctaggggagctggaaaatgagcgtattttcaaaaaaagtggagtgtcccctATCATCTGGAGTGGTCTCCAAAATGGTGCCAATGGGCACCAGGTTCCCTGCACTTAGTCTGTGAGTTCCTACCACAaacacattctattaatagccttaattttaatattactaCATGTTTTATATATTAGCTTGgcattttaaatgataaaacatatcaacaagtaaaagaaagttttgagtagatcaaaaaagtagccctccagattgttttaccCATTGTGGTACCCCTTGCTTAACAAAATTTGGACACTCCTGCTATAATAATATGAGCTGATTTCAATTTGTGTATGCAACAATGCTAAAAAAGCATCTTGTCTCAGTTTCGTTTGGTAGAGGTAAAATCTTTATTCATGAATTTGCGAATTGCCTCTGTAACTAATACATTATTGTGGTGTATTTACATCATTTCCTACATACAACAGTATCTGACAAGACATACccaataaataaagcaaacccTTAAATTTTTTCCCATTCGGAACTTTCTGTATCATCCAAAATCTTCAGCGGCCCAGGATTGGGGGAGTGGCACAGTGAGGTCGTTTCATGTGggtgtgcatttatttactaACTTACTTCCCAAAACTATTTCAGatgacatgttttcttttagGTTGGCAACTCTTATCCTGGTGGGACAGAATGACTATACCAAGAATACAAAACGGTACCAGCTGAGAACATCATAAATATGGCACACATAACTATACAGCACCGACACTGCAAAGAAGGAAATATCGAAGTAGAGACATACAGAAATTCAACGTGTACACTCGATACGTAATACTTAAAACACTCTCCTAGTTCAGTAAATACTTGGCTTGTGCACGAATACTAACGGCGGAGTGGTCCGCTCCTAATTTTGacacataattattaaaatatatcaaCAGTGAACTCACCTCTTTACATACCCCTGTAAAACAATATTGGAGAGTGTGGTGGTGGTTGTACATGTAAAACTCAATTGAATGATCACTCGTGTTTAATTTGGCTTTCGGGGTTGTATTGTCTTCTCTTGCGGCTGATGTGTTTTCAATTTCCATGTCCAGTGTagccaagagagagagagaaatattaACAAGCCGGTAAAGTCTCTGTAGTGCTGCTCTGTGCCGAAATCTACACCCCCCCTTTACATAAGTATACTTGACTTTAATTTGAAAATCCTCTAAGGTAGTTTACAGTAATATTCATAAATCCCAAAATGTTAATATTACCGTAAGAAGCTTGAAGAGGGTGACgcaacataatttttttttattgtgtttctTAATGGTGCATTAGCTGCCCTATCATAGTAGTGGCACAGAACACGATAAATCAAACTAGGGATTTGTTAAAAAGCATTTCCAAGGAGTAAAGTGAAAAGTAGATATATGTACAGAAAAGCAGCGAGTGTTCTGGACACCCATCACCGCGTTTTCGTCATTTGCTCAAACATTTTCCAAACTGCTGCAGTCAGGCTTCCCGCCCTCAGGATGATGTGTAAAGCTGAATTGTGACTTCACATAATGATTTTCCTTCAACGAAGCAAACACGCCTGGAAACAAACAGGAATGTTTTACTGGTAAATTaaattctgtttaaaaaaaaaacattatgggaatgttttccagacagggtttatagtcccaaactaaaatgtacggagcccctaaggggacatggagcaaaattaaattaagtgaaactttcgcgtgcgcacgcgaaactaaactttaaaaaagaattctgcacatgaaagttttttttatagatatttttactccaatgtcaccttaggggttCGGTAATAATGCATGTTTgggctgccttaatttaaaaacaccttgaaATGACAAAATCTTAACATACATCAGTGCCATATTTTGCCTccattatttagttttttttttctaatataacaaatgcttagtcctggattaatctaaaccctgtctgggatgTCCATATATGTACTGTTGTATACTCACTCATCTGTTTGCGTCTTCCACCTATGCATTTCCAGTCTCTGTTGAGAAAAAAAGCACAGGAGTCTATTAAAAATAAGCACTGCTTAAATCCATTGAGTCATTTCCAAATCTGTCGTAGACATTACATAATCCACCACCGGCAGCTGTCACGGTTTATAAATATGCAATAAACAGTCCTATAATTGGGATTTTGTACGCGTAACCAGTACCAGACACTAGATGGCACTAACACCATCATGTGCTGTAACAAAATACGTCATAACAAATTCTGCAGAATGATTCAGGAGATGCCAGTCACTCATTCACCATTCTGCAAAcattcttaaaggaacagttcactaAAATATTAACATACTAACCCTCATAGCCATCCCAAATGTATATGAAAACCTAAAAACCTATATTAAAGTTTTTCTCAGTCACTTTGAAGCATTTCTCAGATCAGAAATTAATTTTTCAAAACACTGTTCAACCTCCACATCATCAAGTCAGTTGTGCATAAAAGCAAATTTCTTATTGTTTTGGAGAATTTGCTAATGCTTTGATACAATAATGCAATTGATTATGTACAGTTTTATGCTGTTTGCTATATTTTTAATTGCTTAAGTCATTTTCATCAATGCTGAATAGTCAAAACATATAGAAATGAGTGCATGTTTTAAGTCATGGCAAGCAGAATGGATGACCTTTTTGTCATAATCTGTTGTTGACAGTGAATATACAGTGAACCTTTCTAGCtttgttattttgtatttgttgtgtaaaatatgatttattcaATACACCACTATGTGCAACTTTTTTACAGAAaagtgtacgcattgaaaaatgacagatatgtatt
The Paramisgurnus dabryanus chromosome 1, PD_genome_1.1, whole genome shotgun sequence genome window above contains:
- the kmt2e gene encoding inactive histone-lysine N-methyltransferase 2E isoform X1 — protein: MSIVFPVGVDTANTSYLDMAAGSEPESVEASSVVVEKSSYPHQIYSSGSHHSHGYIGLPYADHNYGARPPPTPPASPPPSVLIRPGESLFVSGGRASEGLFVPGGQDEASRGTTLSTSEDGSYGADITRCICGFTHDDGYMICCDKCSVWQHIDCMGIDRQNIPETYLCERCQPRTLDREHAILLQTRKRENMSDGDTSATESGDEVPLELYTAFQHTPTSITLTTARLGNKQTEKKRKKSGEKEPTAPPRAKKAFREGSRKSSRVKGSAPECEPTDPPSLWENKMKSWMERYEEASSNQYSEEVRILLRVKEARDGKTLAYNTHTAAFKPPVESHIQKNKRILKAVRDLAADSLIIEYRGKVMLRQQFEANGYFFKRPYPFVLFYSKFDGLEMCVDARSFGNEARFIRRSCTPNAEVRHVIEDGMLHLYIYSLRSILKGSEITIGFDYDYGSCKYKVDCACLKGNLECPVLKQNLEPTENLGSSTRRRGRKDREPSRDETGQNQNLIMDCDGSKAKSLNDGKQRKLSPLRLSISNNQDPELIEDLEEKTSISNEVEMESEEQIAERKRKMTREERKMEAILQAFARMEKREKRREQALERIGTKGEIGGRSDIKEEPPPTPEAECPAIIQPMIEIVKEEPCLKPGKVSRTKQRKSFSRNRTHIGQQRRRSRTVSSCSELPPNSPGDGLESHDSAETHDGEMPLAPEIDVPPSHAPDASPPHSSSPAPASRGGQKYPKTKKHLVSEWMGVEKPERGASRTPELPPERPLRISSDPEVLATQLNSLPGMACSSHVYSTPKHYVRFSSPFLASRSPTTPGVPTSRRRSRELPETPPTTGSCKKRWLKQALEEEGSTSPGGGRLSLLMPSESPLSPSINGESCSPLPLNGSCSLPELPTPLKKRRLCSVDPYMSETSTPYGSPCATPTRTDSTDTPGTPLLLATPPRPRPEDLSTESLASLQVPSHPPQQESESSMDSSPDGSRRPSTQDLDRPPSLLASPCARTVVPDPAPQESIKPAGSQSPQPSLTEPQDIAGDDGMEVEGSGSEAASTSDTPVSAYPPWMKSPDRGGLSFSSVNSNLRDLTPSHTLELGAYRPDSTSASPFSDTAPFYSCGEESGGITFTRSLSGDGTGDGSAAKNPSQKKKVSLLEYRKRQREARRSGSKGECSSPLSTAPPVDIFPVSVEIAIEPPAFAATLTPRTPQPIEEPDAPPQGEGEGQWTSSTSVEQARERGYHRALLLSDHRKDTDGEGEGDAQMKECLSPKSCKSPSTNAPCSPAPQIVSRPSKDEESETQPHGPSQPQALSVQQSSTTKASSSKPPASLTPSKMASQSHYPGSSLMHSPKAQPQGSPYRGQRTFLTTPSQNQPQPQATSVPAPFPQYNPQNAPPPPPPPPPAPPSSAPYFPTQPAAAAAPFPAFKPTVASPFPPGSQPLLQPHHALHYQSSAAPPPPPPPPPPHPQSGPTLLHVNLQPPQMQQHQLLLSSALPPPPPPPPQTQTSQQPQPTSGTLLVKQGPHPSTLPPSGNAPHPFQNISGFQTTLLHQSAPTNPSVTPSTYQQTVLPPPPPPPLQQTPPTQAPANANVSQIASGNRGPAPSSAPFHSTGYLGTGWH
- the kmt2e gene encoding inactive histone-lysine N-methyltransferase 2E isoform X2; the protein is MSIVFPVGVDTANTSYLDMAAGSEPESVEASSVVVEKSSYPHQIYSSGSHHSHGYIGLPYADHNYGARPPPTPPASPPPSVLIRPGESLFVSGGRASEGLFVPGGQDEASRGTTLSTSEDGSYGADITRCICGFTHDDGYMICCDKCSVWQHIDCMGIDRQNIPETYLCERCQPRTLDREHAILLQTRKRENMSDGDTSATESGDEVPLELYTAFQHTPTSITLTTARLGNKQTEKKRKKSGEKEPTAPPRAKKAFREGSRKSSRVKGSAPECEPTDPPSLWENKMKSWMERYEEASSNQYSEEVRILLRVKEARDGKTLAYNTHTAAFKPPVESHIQKNKRILKAVRDLAADSLIIEYRGKVMLRQQFEANGYFFKRPYPFVLFYSKFDGLEMCVDARSFGNEARFIRRSCTPNAEVRHVIEDGMLHLYIYSLRSILKGSEITIGFDYDYGSCKYKVDCACLKGNLECPVLKQNLEPTENLGSSTRRRGRKDREPSRDETGQNQNLIMDCDGSKAKSLNDGKQRKLSPLRLSISNNQGSLSEESHCHVAGASCCRALRNKNKETREERKMEAILQAFARMEKREKRREQALERIGTKGEIGGRSDIKEEPPPTPEAECPAIIQPMIEIVKEEPCLKPGKVSRTKQRKSFSRNRTHIGQQRRRSRTVSSCSELPPNSPGDGLESHDSAETHDGEMPLAPEIDVPPSHAPDASPPHSSSPAPASRGGQKYPKTKKHLVSEWMGVEKPERGASRTPELPPERPLRISSDPEVLATQLNSLPGMACSSHVYSTPKHYVRFSSPFLASRSPTTPGVPTSRRRSRELPETPPTTGSCKKRWLKQALEEEGSTSPGGGRLSLLMPSESPLSPSINGESCSPLPLNGSCSLPELPTPLKKRRLCSVDPYMSETSTPYGSPCATPTRTDSTDTPGTPLLLATPPRPRPEDLSTESLASLQVPSHPPQQESESSMDSSPDGSRRPSTQDLDRPPSLLASPCARTVVPDPAPQESIKPAGSQSPQPSLTEPQDIAGDDGMEVEGSGSEAASTSDTPVSAYPPWMKSPDRGGLSFSSVNSNLRDLTPSHTLELGAYRPDSTSASPFSDTAPFYSCGEESGGITFTRSLSGDGTGDGSAAKNPSQKKKVSLLEYRKRQREARRSGSKGECSSPLSTAPPVDIFPVSVEIAIEPPAFAATLTPRTPQPIEEPDAPPQGEGEGQWTSSTSVEQARERGYHRALLLSDHRKDTDGEGEGDAQMKECLSPKSCKSPSTNAPCSPAPQIVSRPSKDEESETQPHGPSQPQALSVQQSSTTKASSSKPPASLTPSKMASQSHYPGSSLMHSPKAQPQGSPYRGQRTFLTTPSQNQPQPQATSVPAPFPQYNPQNAPPPPPPPPPAPPSSAPYFPTQPAAAAAPFPAFKPTVASPFPPGSQPLLQPHHALHYQSSAAPPPPPPPPPPHPQSGPTLLHVNLQPPQMQQHQLLLSSALPPPPPPPPQTQTSQQPQPTSGTLLVKQGPHPSTLPPSGNAPHPFQNISGFQTTLLHQSAPTNPSVTPSTYQQTVLPPPPPPPLQQTPPTQAPANANVSQIASGNRGPAPSSAPFHSTGYLGTGWH